In Caretta caretta isolate rCarCar2 chromosome 4, rCarCar1.hap1, whole genome shotgun sequence, one genomic interval encodes:
- the MBOAT4 gene encoding membrane-bound ghrelin O-acyltransferase MBOAT4: protein MDWANPLALHPLAFYQLVAFPFAVSFHYLCTSGSLSLNARYVLLLVGGCLLACAAMGWYALMLFIPTFCSVAIFHSVGPLQVHTWAFVLQMSWQTLCHLGLHYRGHYLQGAPCVRLTIALSSLMLQTQKVTSLALDIHEGKVTMGSEWGDGREPLLQALPLCSYLLFFPALLGGPLCSFRRFQVQIQGSCTSQPTRPLRAAGQKCLCALALHLLRMAVRSCGAPLARLTDCTGFGCVYVVWRSALLFKLAYYSQWVLDEALLSAAGFGLELGHAPGAEAACGDLSDADIWTLETTNRIALFTRTWNKSTSRWLRRLVFQRSPAQPLLATFAFSAWWHGLHPGQVFGFLCWAAMVEADYRIHPFLRSLAKSWHTKLLYKALTWVQTQLIIAYIMAAVEMRNFSALWLLGASYNSFFPLLYGVSLLWLVVRSREK, encoded by the exons GTACGTCTTGCTCCTGGTGGGAGGCTGCCTTCTAGCGTGTGCTGCCATGGGATGGTATGCCCTGATGCTCTTCATCCCCACCTTCTGCTCCGTGGCCATTTTCCATTCAGTCGGCCCACTGCAGGTCCACACGTGGGCATTTGTGCTCCAGATGTCCTGGCAGACTCTCTGCCACCTGGGCCTGCACTACAGGGGACATTATTTACAAGGAGCCCCATGCGTCAG GTTGACAATCGCCCTCTCGTCTCTCATGCTGCAGACCCAGAAGGTCACATCGCTGGCTCTGGATATCCACGAAGGGAAGGTGACGATGGGATCtgaatggggggatgggagggagccaTTGCTGCAGGCACTGCCTCTGTGCAGTTACCTGCTCTTtttccctgccctgctgggaggcCCGCTATGCTCCTTTAGGAGATTTCAGGTCCAGATCCAGGGCTCATGCACGTCACAGCCCACGCGTCCCTTGAGGGCTGCAGGCCAGAAATGCCTTtgtgccctggctctgcacctgcTGAGAATGGCTGTGAGGAGCTGCGGAGCCCCACTGGCCCGCCTGACGGACTGCACCGGCTTTGGCTGTGTGTACGTCGTGTGGCGTTCTGCCCTGCTCTTCAAACTGGCGTATTActcccagtgggtgctcgacgAGGCTCTCCTCAGCGCAGCGGgctttgggctggagcttggccaTGCCCCCggtgcagaggctgcctgcggCGACCTCTCTGATGCAGACATATGGACCTTGGAGACCACCAACAGAATAGCCCTCTTCACCAGGACCTGGAACAAGAGTACTTCCCGGTGGCTGAGGAGGCTCGTCTTCCAGCGTAGCCCCGCCCAGCCCCTGTTGGCCACCTTTGCCTTCTCAGCCTGGTGGCACGGGCTCCACCCAGGGCAAGTGTTTGGCTTCTTGTGCTGGGCAGCGATGGTGGAGGCTGATTACCGGATTCACCCTTTTCTCCGTTCACTTGCGAAGTCCTGGCACACCAAACTGCTGTATAAGGCCCTGACTTGGGTCCAGACCCAGCTAATTATTGCGTACATCATGGCTGCGGTGGAGATGAGGAACTTCTCTGCACTCTGGCTGCTGGGTGCCTCCTACAACAGCTTCTTCCCTCTCCTGTACGGTGTTTCACTGCTGTGGCTGGTCGTGAGATCCAGAGAAAAATGA